AGATGAGGATGACAGGCAGAATGCGAGGCGAAACAGCTCCTTCAGGATTCAGACGGAGAATGGTACTCAAATGATTGTAGTAAAAAGAGTTGGCGATGAAGCCGACCCACAAAAGATCGAGAGCAGCGATAGCAATAATAGAAGCAAAAAATATTTTTATGGTGTTCATATATTAAAAATAATATCACAAAAAAGAGCCTGAAATATAGCCTTTTGCACAATCCCCTTTTACCCCTTGCTTTTTATATCGGAGTATGATACACTGTACCCAGATGGAGGTGAGTATGTACTTAGTTTTATTGAGTATAGTTCTAACTTTAGCCATACATGAGCTGTTCGATTACCTTGAGCGCTACTACGCGCAAAAGGATCGAGAAGCTCGAGTCTGGTTGAAGTCCGAATAACTAACCTCCTCTCCCTATACGGTTTCATTCCGCTCCTTGGGGCCAGCACGTGTGCTGGCCCTCTTTTTATTTCTATTTTATTTACCCAATTTAATTATCCAATGAGAGCTTTTATTCTTTCTTCCACTGGAGGATGAGTCGCAAATAACTTTGAAATGCTTTTAGCTCCCCTACCAAATGGATTCGAAATAAAAAGATGTGCAGTGGCATTACTCGCCGCACGCATGGGGCGATCGTAGGTAGATATTTTTTGAAGAGCACTAGCTAAACCTTCAGGATATCGAGTGAGAAGAGCCCCAGAGGCATCGGCAAGAAATTCACGTCTTCGTGAAATAGCTAGTTTGATAAGAGTAGCCACAATGGGCGAAAGGATAGCAAGAGCGATACCTACTATCATTAAAACATTTCCCTTATTATCATCTCGGCCACTGGACCCACCAGACATATGTGAGCGGAGAAATATATCGGAAAGAATAGCAATGAAACCGACAAGCACTACGACCACTGTCATCACCAGCGTATCTTTATTACCTATATGTGAAAGCTCATGAGCTATTACTCCTTCGAGTTCACTCCTATCAAGCCTCTCTAGCAAACCCGTAGTCACAACAACAGCGGCATGTTCTTTATTTCTGCCAGTAGCGAAAGCATTGGGAGCTGAATCACCGATAACATAAAGTTTCGGCATCGGCAGGCCCGCGGCGATGGAGAGGTTTTCGGTAACCGTATATAAATCAAAAAATTGTTCTCGGGTAGCAGGCTTGGCTTTAGTCAGAGCGAGAGAAATTTTATCCGAGTACCAATAACTCAAAAAGTTCATAAAGAAACTAAATATCACAGCCACATACAAAATAGTCGGGTTCTCGTAATAAACAGAAAAAAAGTAACCGACAGCGATTATGACCACCAAAAACAAGCCCATCAAAAACCAGGTCTTCGCCACATTTGCACTTTGATGACTATAAAGATTTGGGGTCATATTATTATTTTCTGTCTGAAAGAATTTTATGGACCTCTTGGATTTCGCCTAATACGCCGTCGATCAGGTCATATTCGGCTGCTTCATCCACCGTCACCCATTTGAAATCGGTAGCATCATCGTCAAGCTTCACTTCACCAGAAATATAGGGAGCAAAATAACTAAAACAAATTACGGGCACACCATCGGGTCGAATGAAGGTAAGGTCGACCAAAAATTCAGGTTTACCAATTTCTAAATTTACTTCTTCTTTTATTTCCCTTCTCAAAGATTTTTCGAGTGCTCCATACCACTGCTTTCCGTCTCCAGTACTCGAGGGAGTATCTATGTAATCATCGACAGAAAGGCCACCTCCAGGAATGGTCCATTTTCCCGGCATCACTTTCTTATGCATAGCTCTCTTGGTAATGAGGTAGGTAAAATCCGGTTTGTAAACTAAAGCCGTGGAGGTAATCCTATGCAATTCTTTATCTTTTATCTCCATAGAAAGTTAGAACTGGACTTTTACGGCTTCGCGTTCTGATTCGCTTCCGTCGAGATCGAAGAATTCCATTTTTGAAAAACTAAAGATGCCGGCAATTATATTTGATGGAAATGAATCGGTCGCGATATTCAAGTCACGCACATTGGTATTGTAGAAACGGCGAGCGGCTTGGATTTTGTTTTCAGTGTCAGATAGTTCGCGCTGAAGCTCTTTGAAATTCTCACTCGCTTTCAGATCGGGATAAGCTTCAGCAATAGCAAAAATAGATTTCAAAGCTCCAGTGAGCATATTTTCAGCCTTACCTTTTTCCTCTAGGCTCCCCGCTCCCATGGCT
This region of Candidatus Paceibacterota bacterium genomic DNA includes:
- a CDS encoding M48 family metallopeptidase, with the translated sequence MTPNLYSHQSANVAKTWFLMGLFLVVIIAVGYFFSVYYENPTILYVAVIFSFFMNFLSYWYSDKISLALTKAKPATREQFFDLYTVTENLSIAAGLPMPKLYVIGDSAPNAFATGRNKEHAAVVVTTGLLERLDRSELEGVIAHELSHIGNKDTLVMTVVVVLVGFIAILSDIFLRSHMSGGSSGRDDNKGNVLMIVGIALAILSPIVATLIKLAISRRREFLADASGALLTRYPEGLASALQKISTYDRPMRAASNATAHLFISNPFGRGAKSISKLFATHPPVEERIKALIG
- a CDS encoding NUDIX domain-containing protein, with the translated sequence MEIKDKELHRITSTALVYKPDFTYLITKRAMHKKVMPGKWTIPGGGLSVDDYIDTPSSTGDGKQWYGALEKSLRREIKEEVNLEIGKPEFLVDLTFIRPDGVPVICFSYFAPYISGEVKLDDDATDFKWVTVDEAAEYDLIDGVLGEIQEVHKILSDRK
- a CDS encoding LemA family protein, producing MTPTYIILIILAVLALSFVAYYNRFVRLVTRAKEAWADIDVQLKRRYDLIPNLVNTVKGYATHEASAFENVTKARSLAMGAGSLEEKGKAENMLTGALKSIFAIAEAYPDLKASENFKELQRELSDTENKIQAARRFYNTNVRDLNIATDSFPSNIIAGIFSFSKMEFFDLDGSESEREAVKVQF